Proteins encoded in a region of the Streptomyces sp. NBC_00310 genome:
- a CDS encoding transposase: MSKRYTAEFKRDAVALALSSDKTVTEVARDLGVSPEGLRGWVKQAKADRGEGPAGTLTSAEREELAQLRRKVRELEKTVDILGKATAFFAQDKMR; the protein is encoded by the coding sequence ATGAGCAAGCGGTACACGGCCGAGTTCAAACGCGACGCCGTCGCGCTGGCGCTGTCGTCGGACAAGACGGTCACCGAGGTCGCCCGGGACCTGGGGGTGAGCCCGGAGGGTCTGCGTGGCTGGGTGAAGCAGGCCAAGGCCGACCGGGGCGAGGGGCCCGCCGGGACTCTGACCAGCGCCGAGCGGGAAGAACTCGCCCAGCTGCGGCGTAAGGTCCGCGAGCTGGAGAAGACGGTCGACATCCTGGGAAAAGCGACCGCCTTCTTCGCGCAGGACAAGATGAGGTAG
- a CDS encoding ISL3 family transposase has translation MLVVSVDVSGPAVVMQARTRSGAPAGCTGCGTLSEWVHSRYVRRLADAALGGRPVRIDLSVRRLYCENSACPKVTFAEQVPGLTVRYQRRTPLLQQLVEAVGVVLAGRGGARMLRVLNIRLSRCTVLAQLMRVPLPPLVTPRVLGVDDFALYGDTYGTLLVDAETRLPLTLWEGRDAEQLSRWLRGHPGVEIVCRDGSLTYRQGIADGAPQAVQVSDRFHLWQGLSRRVQEIAATHRGCLPEALPASGATEPELANTPATQPEPADTPAARHARRLFEAVHALTDTGRSYSSAARELGLDRRTVRKYAGARTWHEVVRRPPRRPSTLDPYLDYLQQRWDDGEHSAKVLHQELLTKGYLGHYQRVKMAIAPLRRGLPLDEPRERPPSPREAARWIITAPDRHGPHTAQRLQRLLEHCPELHRTHDLVRQFAAMLDARDAASLPNWLDTLTASGLAPLAGAAAALREDQHAVTQGITTLYNSGVNEAPPLTWTA, from the coding sequence GTGCTGGTGGTCTCGGTCGATGTTTCTGGTCCTGCCGTTGTGATGCAGGCTCGTACGAGATCCGGTGCTCCAGCAGGGTGTACGGGGTGCGGCACGCTGAGCGAGTGGGTACACAGCCGCTACGTACGGCGCCTCGCCGATGCCGCGCTGGGAGGCAGGCCGGTCCGCATCGACTTGAGCGTGCGCCGTCTGTACTGCGAGAACTCGGCCTGCCCGAAGGTGACCTTCGCCGAGCAGGTGCCGGGACTGACCGTGCGCTATCAGCGGCGCACTCCGCTGCTGCAGCAGCTGGTCGAGGCGGTCGGCGTGGTGCTGGCCGGCCGAGGTGGGGCGAGGATGCTGCGCGTCCTCAACATCAGGCTGTCGCGGTGCACCGTGCTCGCGCAGCTGATGCGGGTGCCGCTGCCGCCGCTGGTCACACCCCGGGTGCTCGGCGTGGACGACTTCGCGCTGTACGGCGATACCTACGGCACTCTCCTGGTCGACGCCGAAACCAGACTCCCGCTGACGCTCTGGGAAGGCAGAGACGCCGAACAGCTCAGCCGATGGCTGCGCGGACATCCGGGTGTGGAGATCGTCTGCCGCGACGGCTCGCTTACCTATCGACAGGGCATCGCCGATGGCGCCCCACAGGCGGTCCAGGTCAGCGACCGTTTTCATTTGTGGCAGGGCCTGTCCCGGCGCGTTCAGGAAATCGCCGCCACCCACCGAGGCTGCCTGCCGGAAGCTCTCCCTGCCTCCGGAGCGACCGAGCCCGAGCTCGCGAACACCCCGGCGACACAACCTGAGCCGGCGGACACTCCGGCCGCCCGGCATGCCCGTCGGCTCTTCGAGGCAGTGCACGCGCTGACCGATACCGGCCGCTCCTACAGTTCGGCAGCCCGCGAGCTCGGCCTCGACCGCCGCACAGTGCGCAAGTACGCCGGCGCCCGAACCTGGCACGAGGTGGTCCGCCGACCTCCGCGCCGCCCCTCCACCCTCGACCCGTACCTCGACTACCTGCAGCAACGCTGGGACGACGGCGAGCACAGCGCCAAGGTCCTGCACCAGGAACTCCTCACCAAGGGCTACTTGGGCCACTATCAGCGCGTGAAGATGGCCATCGCACCGCTACGGCGCGGCCTGCCCCTGGACGAGCCACGCGAGCGGCCGCCCTCACCACGCGAAGCCGCCCGCTGGATCATCACAGCTCCCGACCGGCACGGCCCGCACACCGCGCAACGTCTGCAGCGGTTACTCGAACACTGCCCGGAGCTTCACCGCACCCACGACCTGGTCCGTCAGTTCGCCGCCATGCTCGATGCCCGCGATGCCGCATCCCTGCCCAACTGGCTTGACACGCTCACGGCCAGCGGACTGGCTCCGCTCGCTGGTGCCGCCGCAGCTCTGCGCGAAGACCAGCACGCGGTCACCCAGGGGATCACCACTCTCTACAACTCGGGGGTCAATGAAGCTCCCCCCTTGACCTGGACAGCCTGA
- a CDS encoding MOSC domain-containing protein: protein MTPPEFEALFRVVVPTPRCVIPTLAQEELPADPGIMRAVAREHRIPVFDLGRLSCVGVYLDVLEPGTVRIGDPVTRLGSS, encoded by the coding sequence GTGACACCCCCTGAATTCGAGGCTCTCTTCCGGGTCGTGGTGCCCACACCCCGGTGCGTGATCCCCACGCTCGCTCAGGAAGAGTTGCCAGCCGACCCCGGCATCATGCGTGCGGTCGCCCGCGAGCACCGCATACCGGTCTTCGACCTGGGCCGGCTGTCGTGCGTCGGGGTATATCTGGACGTCCTCGAACCCGGCACGGTACGGATCGGCGACCCGGTCACCAGATTGGGCAGCTCGTGA
- a CDS encoding polyprenyl synthetase family protein — MTPISSALQAPVEVPLVLERCREMVRPALLEAVGRMHPWVSEMASYSFGWCEVGGAPAASSGGKGVRQALAVLGAEAVGAPGRAGVPAAVAVELVHAFSLLHDDIMDGDQARRRRPAVWKAYGTGPAVLAGDALFALAVETLAATEGGASALRMLSAALGDLVRGQADDLLFAARPWTGPDRVRPAEYRAMAEHKTGALLGCAAALGALLGGGPPSAVAALDRAGCRLGLAFQVVDDLLGIWGDPEVTGKPVHGDLRERKKTFPVLAALDSPSPEARRLAALLQSGADPQEAAVLVEAAGGRAAALDEARGHISAAQVALADVSLRGTVGDELRALAAFLVRRDL, encoded by the coding sequence GTGACGCCGATCTCCTCGGCGCTGCAGGCTCCGGTCGAGGTCCCCCTCGTCCTGGAACGCTGCCGTGAGATGGTGCGGCCCGCGCTGCTGGAGGCGGTCGGGCGGATGCATCCCTGGGTGAGTGAGATGGCCTCGTACTCCTTCGGCTGGTGTGAGGTGGGCGGCGCTCCCGCTGCCTCATCCGGTGGCAAGGGGGTGCGGCAGGCACTGGCCGTGCTCGGGGCCGAGGCGGTGGGTGCCCCTGGCCGGGCCGGGGTACCCGCGGCGGTCGCGGTGGAACTGGTGCACGCCTTCTCACTGCTCCACGACGACATCATGGACGGCGACCAGGCCCGGCGCCGTCGCCCCGCGGTCTGGAAGGCATACGGCACCGGGCCCGCGGTTCTCGCGGGCGACGCCCTGTTCGCGCTGGCCGTAGAGACGCTCGCCGCCACCGAGGGGGGTGCGTCCGCGTTGCGGATGCTGTCGGCGGCGCTGGGCGATCTGGTGCGCGGGCAGGCGGACGACCTGCTGTTCGCCGCACGCCCCTGGACGGGGCCGGACCGGGTGCGGCCGGCGGAGTACCGGGCGATGGCCGAGCACAAGACCGGCGCGCTGCTGGGCTGCGCGGCCGCGCTCGGCGCCCTGCTCGGCGGCGGCCCGCCGTCCGCGGTCGCCGCTCTCGACCGGGCCGGCTGCCGTCTCGGCCTGGCCTTCCAGGTCGTCGACGACCTGCTGGGCATCTGGGGCGACCCCGAGGTCACCGGCAAACCCGTTCACGGCGACCTTCGGGAGCGCAAGAAGACCTTCCCCGTGCTGGCTGCGCTCGACTCTCCATCCCCTGAGGCGCGGCGTCTGGCCGCGCTGCTGCAGTCGGGAGCGGACCCACAGGAGGCGGCCGTACTCGTCGAGGCGGCGGGTGGCCGGGCGGCGGCGCTCGACGAGGCACGGGGGCACATTTCGGCGGCGCAGGTCGCACTGGCGGACGTCTCGCTGCGGGGCACGGTCGGCGACGAGCTACGGGCGCTGGCGGCGTTCCTCGTGCGACGCGACCTCTAG
- a CDS encoding tetratricopeptide repeat protein, which yields MYGKAFAPEYQGALTTLSVNSSLPEVLAAGTRQLREAERAGEHGEAARSGLAVAEAHRRLGQIGEADRAWKASYRAARVVGDKGAMAWALWSGGTLARQRGSFALARRLLGLAAGLGEQGGDVVVRGYSLAGLAETGRIQGDYEAVARLHEQLLAEARRRGEARHTVWALEGIAQIHRQRGAYDSAYAMFEEAAGIAAGADDRRGHAWALRGLADIVSARDGDVERALALLSEAEATCRAMRLSSALAYNHKMRGNVLYRAGRYAEARDTYERALAEFREMSEPRGQALARLGLAKSLARLGRDRAETAADLADLARELERIGLRHAREMVRRAHDELGVRAQDELCVRAAQEDRGVPAEVAR from the coding sequence ATGTACGGCAAGGCGTTCGCCCCCGAATACCAGGGCGCCCTGACCACCCTGTCCGTGAACTCCTCTCTTCCAGAGGTACTGGCGGCCGGCACGCGGCAGTTGAGAGAGGCCGAGCGCGCCGGGGAACACGGCGAGGCGGCGCGCTCCGGGCTCGCGGTGGCCGAGGCGCACCGGCGGCTGGGACAGATCGGGGAGGCCGACCGGGCGTGGAAGGCGAGTTACCGGGCGGCCCGGGTGGTGGGAGACAAGGGGGCGATGGCCTGGGCGCTGTGGAGCGGCGGCACTCTGGCCCGGCAACGGGGCTCGTTCGCGCTGGCCCGGCGCCTGCTCGGACTCGCGGCCGGGCTGGGTGAACAGGGAGGTGATGTCGTCGTGCGCGGCTACTCCCTCGCGGGGCTGGCCGAGACGGGCAGGATCCAGGGCGACTACGAGGCCGTCGCCCGGCTGCACGAGCAGTTGCTGGCCGAGGCCCGGCGGCGCGGTGAGGCCCGGCACACGGTGTGGGCGCTGGAGGGCATCGCGCAGATCCACCGCCAGCGGGGGGCGTACGACAGCGCGTACGCGATGTTCGAGGAGGCGGCCGGAATAGCCGCGGGCGCCGACGATCGGCGCGGCCACGCCTGGGCGCTGCGCGGGCTTGCCGACATCGTCTCGGCGCGGGACGGGGACGTCGAGCGGGCACTCGCCCTGCTGTCGGAGGCGGAGGCCACCTGCCGGGCGATGCGGCTCTCCAGCGCGCTGGCCTACAACCACAAGATGCGGGGCAACGTCCTTTACCGGGCCGGGCGTTACGCCGAGGCGCGCGACACCTATGAGCGTGCACTGGCGGAGTTCCGCGAGATGAGCGAGCCACGTGGGCAGGCGCTGGCCCGGCTGGGGCTGGCCAAGTCACTCGCCCGCCTGGGCCGCGACCGCGCCGAGACGGCTGCCGACCTGGCCGATCTGGCACGAGAGTTGGAACGGATCGGGCTACGGCACGCCAGGGAGATGGTGAGGCGGGCGCACGACGAACTCGGTGTGCGGGCGCAGGACGAACTCTGTGTGCGGGCCGCCCAGGAGGATCGCGGCGTCCCGGCGGAGGTCGCACGGTGA
- a CDS encoding class I SAM-dependent methyltransferase — MTDNIAAGSPASDIPSPADGYVGDPAVRAEWDNRYADRPQLWSGRPNGALVAEIDGLIPGRVLDVGCGEGADAVWLARGGWDVTAIEVSGVALERAAGHARDAGVAVHWVHAALTEATLPPASFDLVSAQYPALLRTPDAAAERALLAAVAPGGVLLLVHHAGMDTQQAHDSGFDPADYVWPSMVADLLDDDWEVEVDEQRPRVAPEGGAGAHHADDLVLRLRRLR; from the coding sequence GTGACCGACAACATCGCAGCAGGATCGCCCGCGTCCGACATCCCGTCGCCTGCCGACGGATACGTCGGAGACCCCGCAGTTCGGGCGGAGTGGGACAACCGGTACGCCGACCGACCACAGTTGTGGAGCGGCCGGCCCAATGGTGCGCTCGTGGCCGAGATCGACGGGCTCATACCCGGGCGGGTGCTCGACGTCGGCTGCGGCGAAGGCGCGGACGCCGTCTGGCTCGCGCGCGGCGGCTGGGACGTGACCGCGATCGAGGTCTCCGGCGTGGCGCTGGAGCGGGCGGCCGGACACGCGCGGGACGCCGGCGTCGCCGTTCACTGGGTACACGCCGCACTCACCGAGGCGACGCTCCCGCCGGCCTCCTTCGACCTGGTCTCCGCGCAGTACCCGGCCTTGCTGCGCACCCCCGACGCCGCCGCCGAGCGAGCGCTGCTCGCGGCCGTCGCACCCGGCGGCGTGCTGCTGCTCGTCCACCACGCGGGGATGGACACCCAGCAGGCGCACGACAGCGGCTTCGACCCGGCTGACTACGTCTGGCCCTCGATGGTCGCCGATCTGCTCGACGACGACTGGGAGGTAGAGGTGGACGAGCAACGGCCGCGCGTGGCACCAGAGGGTGGTGCCGGCGCGCACCATGCCGACGACCTGGTGCTGCGGCTGCGTCGACTGCGCTGA
- a CDS encoding EthD domain-containing protein has translation MIKLVAAVRRRPGMTHAEYAEYIENVHGGIALADRLTVRKYVQNHVLDGAYGALGDVGYQVTLPRDSVTELYFDDLESMGQTFADPYTREVVGPDAVNFSDQPAALAPSRTTPGGGG, from the coding sequence ATGATCAAGTTGGTGGCCGCCGTACGGCGACGCCCCGGCATGACGCACGCCGAGTACGCCGAGTACATCGAGAACGTGCACGGCGGGATAGCTCTCGCCGACAGGCTGACCGTGCGCAAATACGTCCAGAACCATGTGCTCGACGGCGCCTATGGCGCGCTCGGCGATGTGGGCTACCAGGTGACGCTGCCTCGCGACTCCGTGACCGAGCTGTACTTCGACGACCTCGAGTCCATGGGGCAGACCTTCGCGGACCCGTACACGCGCGAGGTGGTCGGCCCGGACGCGGTCAACTTCAGCGACCAGCCCGCCGCACTCGCCCCCTCCCGGACAACACCGGGAGGGGGCGGGTGA
- a CDS encoding maleylacetate reductase codes for MTFTYEALPMRVVFGTGSLRRLPQEVERLGLRRLLVLSTPGQRALAEHAAGLLGDACVALFTGARTHVPVEVAEAARTAAHDADADGCLAIGGGSTIGLGKAIALSSGLPVISVPTTYAGSEMTTVWGLTEDGRKRTGRDRAVLPRSVLYDPELTVGLPADLSVTSGFNAIAHAVEALYAPDASPIVSLMAEEGVRSLVAALPVVAADPGDLRARTDALRGAWLCGACLGATTMSLHHKLCHILGGTFDLPHAATHTVLLPYVAAFNLPAAPAAEHALCRALATDDVPKHLARASAELGAPCSLAELGLTERDFDEITAQAQAQPYANPRPVTEDVLRSLLADALKGTLAP; via the coding sequence ATGACCTTCACCTACGAAGCCTTGCCGATGCGGGTGGTGTTCGGCACCGGAAGCCTGCGCCGACTTCCCCAGGAAGTCGAGCGGTTGGGCCTGCGACGGCTGCTGGTGCTGTCCACCCCCGGCCAGCGCGCTCTCGCCGAGCACGCGGCCGGCCTGCTGGGCGACGCGTGCGTCGCACTGTTCACCGGGGCCCGGACGCACGTGCCGGTCGAAGTCGCCGAAGCGGCCCGTACGGCCGCACACGATGCCGACGCGGACGGCTGCCTGGCCATCGGCGGCGGCTCCACCATCGGTCTGGGCAAGGCGATCGCCCTGAGCTCGGGCCTGCCCGTGATCAGTGTGCCGACGACCTACGCCGGCTCGGAGATGACCACCGTATGGGGACTCACCGAGGACGGACGCAAGCGCACCGGCCGCGACCGCGCGGTCCTGCCCCGCAGTGTGCTCTACGACCCCGAACTCACCGTCGGCCTCCCCGCGGACCTGTCGGTGACCAGCGGCTTCAACGCCATCGCCCATGCCGTGGAAGCCCTGTACGCGCCGGACGCCTCACCGATCGTGTCCCTGATGGCCGAGGAAGGGGTGCGCTCGCTGGTCGCGGCCCTGCCGGTCGTCGCCGCCGACCCCGGCGACCTGCGGGCCCGCACCGACGCGCTGCGTGGAGCGTGGCTGTGCGGGGCGTGCCTGGGGGCCACGACCATGTCGCTGCACCACAAGCTGTGCCACATCCTGGGCGGCACCTTCGACCTGCCCCACGCCGCCACCCACACCGTCCTGCTCCCGTACGTCGCCGCCTTCAACCTCCCCGCGGCACCCGCCGCCGAGCATGCCCTGTGCCGCGCGCTGGCCACCGACGACGTACCGAAGCACCTCGCGCGAGCGTCCGCCGAACTTGGCGCCCCGTGCTCCCTGGCCGAACTGGGCCTCACCGAGCGCGACTTCGACGAAATCACCGCCCAGGCGCAGGCTCAGCCCTACGCCAATCCACGACCGGTCACCGAAGACGTCCTCCGCTCCCTCCTCGCGGACGCCCTGAAGGGAACCCTCGCCCCCTGA
- a CDS encoding dioxygenase family protein: MDFTVETATDAVVESFRQTEDQRLRQVMESLARHLHDFVRDIEPTMEEWEAAIGFLTAVGQSCDDTRQEFVLLSDVLGVSMLVETLNGAEEGTESTVLGPFHMTESPRRELGARIDLLGTGRPCVVSGRVLAADGTPLPDTELDVWQCSQDGFYDVQQPDVQPPGNGRGLFRTDGEGRYWFRTVVPSHYPIPTDGPVGRLLEATGRHPYRPAHIHFIASAGHHRPVTTHAFVAGSPYVDSDAVFAVKRGLITDFTASYEEREAERFGVSVPFTHARFDIVLASEAEAAG; the protein is encoded by the coding sequence GTGGACTTCACCGTCGAGACCGCCACCGACGCGGTGGTGGAGAGCTTCCGGCAGACCGAGGATCAGCGGCTGCGGCAGGTCATGGAGAGTCTGGCCCGCCACCTCCACGACTTCGTGCGGGACATCGAACCGACCATGGAGGAATGGGAGGCCGCGATCGGTTTCCTCACCGCCGTCGGCCAGAGCTGCGACGACACCCGCCAGGAGTTCGTCCTGCTCTCCGACGTCCTGGGCGTCTCCATGCTCGTCGAGACCCTGAACGGGGCCGAGGAGGGAACCGAGAGCACCGTCCTCGGACCCTTCCACATGACGGAGTCACCCCGCCGCGAGCTCGGCGCCCGCATCGACCTCCTCGGCACCGGCCGCCCGTGTGTGGTGTCCGGCCGCGTGCTCGCCGCCGACGGCACCCCGCTGCCGGACACCGAACTCGACGTGTGGCAGTGCTCGCAGGACGGCTTCTACGACGTGCAGCAGCCCGACGTACAGCCGCCGGGCAACGGCCGCGGGCTCTTCCGCACGGACGGCGAAGGCCGCTACTGGTTCCGTACCGTCGTCCCCTCCCACTACCCGATCCCCACCGACGGCCCCGTCGGCCGTCTCCTCGAAGCCACCGGCCGGCACCCCTACCGGCCCGCCCACATCCACTTCATCGCGAGTGCCGGGCACCACCGCCCGGTCACCACCCACGCGTTCGTCGCGGGCAGCCCGTACGTCGACTCCGACGCGGTCTTCGCGGTCAAGCGAGGCCTGATCACCGACTTCACCGCCTCGTACGAGGAGCGGGAGGCCGAGCGCTTCGGTGTGAGCGTCCCCTTCACACACGCCCGGTTCGACATCGTGCTGGCCTCGGAAGCCGAGGCGGCAGGATGA